A genomic region of Capra hircus breed San Clemente chromosome 19, ASM170441v1, whole genome shotgun sequence contains the following coding sequences:
- the ZNF287 gene encoding zinc finger protein 287 isoform X2 has protein sequence MTFKDVAVDITQEDWELMRPVQKELYKTVTLQNYWNMVSLGLTVYRPTVIPMLEEPWMVLKEILEGPSPEWETKAQEYTLVENVSKLKKDGIKLIKLEEPSDYDDRMEGQAAETFRRIPTKRRHFSVKKSVLSQEDGPVEDYKYDIYRSDFEKHSNLIMQFGTQSDNKTFMYDEDKPFSPGVVHRKIYPGEKPYKCKVCGKKFRKYPSLIAHQNSHAKEKSYECEECGKEFRHVSSLIAHQRMHTGEKPYECHQCGKAFSQRAHLTIHQRIHTGEKPYKCDDCGKDFSQRAHLTIHQRTHTGEKPYKCLECGKTFSHSSSLINHQRVHTGEKPYICNECGKTFSQSTHLLQHQKIHTGKKPYKCNECWKVFSQSTYLIRHQRIHSGEKCYKCNECGKAFAHSSTLIQHQTTHTGEKSYICSICGKAFSQSANLTQHHRTHTGEKPYKCSVCGKAFSQSVHLTQHQRIHNGEKPFKCNICGKAYRQGANLTQHQRIHTGEKPYKCNECGKAFIYSSSLNQHQRTHTGERPYKCNACNKDFSQRTCLIQHQRIHTGEKPYACRICGKSFTQSTNLIQHQRVHTGAKNRN, from the exons ATGACATTCAAAGATGTGGCAGTGGACATCACCCAGGAGGACTGGGAGCTCATGCGTCCTGTGCAGAAGGAATTGTACAAGACCGTGACCCTGCAGAACTACTGGAACATGGTTTCTCTCG GACTTACAGTGTATAGACCAACTGTGATCCCCATGTTGGAAGAACCGTGGATGGTGCTAAAAGAAATTCTAGAAGGCCCAAGTCCAG aatggGAAACCAAAGCCCAAGAGTATACTCTGGTGGAAAATGTTTCTAAACTCAAAAAGGATGGAATCAAGCTCATCAAACTGGAAGAACCCTCTGACTATGATGACAGAATGGAGGGACAAGCGGCAGAGACCTTCAGGAGAATTCCCACCAAAAGGAGACATTTCAGTGTGAAGAAGTCAGTCCTTTCACAAGAAGATGGTCCTGTAGAAGACtataaatatgatatatatagAAGCGATTTTGAAAAGCATTCAAACCTAATTATGCAGTTTGGTACCCAGTCAGACAATAAAACGTTCATGTACGATGAAGACAAGCCCTTCAGCCCCGGCGTCGTACACAGGAAAATATACCccggagagaagccttataagtGTAAGGTGTGTGGGAAGAAGTTCAGGAAGTACCCATCCCTCATTGCACACCAAAACAGCCATGCCAAAGAGAAGTCTTACGAATGTGAAGAGTGCGGCAAAGAGTTCAGACACGTCTCATCCCTCATCGCACATCAGAGGATGCACACAGGGGAGAAACCCTACGAATGCCACCAGTGCGGGAAAGCCTTCAGCCAACGTGCCCACCTCACCATTCACCAGCGGATCCACACGGGAGAGAAACCCTACAAGTGTGATGACTGTGGGAAAGACTTCAGCCAGCGTGCTCACCTCACCATCCACCAGAGAACACACACGGGAGAGAAACCCTACAAGTGCTTGGAATGCGGTAAAACCTTCAGCCACAGCTCATCACTCATTAATCACCAGAGAGTTCATACAGGAGAAAAACCTTACATATGCAACGAATGTGGGAAGACCTTCAGCCAGAGCACACACCTCCTCCAACATCAGAAGATACATACAGgaaagaaaccatataaatgcaATGAGTGCTGGAAAGTATTCAGTCAGAGCACTTACCTTATTCGACATCAGAGAATTCACTCTGGAGAGAAGTGTTACAAATGCAAcgaatgtggaaaagccttcgcTCACTCCTCCACACTTATTCAGCACCAGACcactcacactggagagaagtCCTATATATGCAGCatatgtgggaaagccttcagccAGAGTGCAAACCTCACCCAGCATCACAGAACACATACTGGGGAGAAACCCTATAAGTGCAGTGTGTGTGGGAAAGCATTCAGCCAGAGCGTTCACCTTACTCAGCACCAGAGGATTCACAATGGAGAAAAACCGTTTAAATGCAACATATGTGGGAAAGCGTATAGACAAGGTGCAAACCTTACTCAGCATCAAAggattcacactggagagaaaccctacaAATGCAACGAGTGTGGAAAGGCATTCATTTATTCCTCATCACTTAATCAGCATCAGAGAACTCATACTGGAGAGAGACCCTATAAATGTAACGCATGCAACAAAGATTTTAGCCAGAGAACATGCCTTATTCAGCACCAGAGGATTCACACAGGAGAGAAGCCCTATGCGTGCCGCATATGTGGCAAAAGCTTCACCCAGAGTACGAACCTCATCCAGCATCAGCGCGTCCACACAGGTGCCAAAAATCGAAACTAA
- the ZNF287 gene encoding zinc finger protein 287 isoform X1 produces the protein MFSPSRRTTSSSRAQVLLTWKMDKAQSGPRNAEKEILALRLLRDTETCRQNFRNFPYPDLAGPRKALNQLRELCLKWLRPEIHSKEQILELLVLEQFLSILPGEVRTWVKSQYPRNSEEVVTLVEDLTQILKEEAAPQNFTLSQETPEDDPKGRQAFQAGWFNDLVTKESMTFKDVAVDITQEDWELMRPVQKELYKTVTLQNYWNMVSLGLTVYRPTVIPMLEEPWMVLKEILEGPSPEWETKAQEYTLVENVSKLKKDGIKLIKLEEPSDYDDRMEGQAAETFRRIPTKRRHFSVKKSVLSQEDGPVEDYKYDIYRSDFEKHSNLIMQFGTQSDNKTFMYDEDKPFSPGVVHRKIYPGEKPYKCKVCGKKFRKYPSLIAHQNSHAKEKSYECEECGKEFRHVSSLIAHQRMHTGEKPYECHQCGKAFSQRAHLTIHQRIHTGEKPYKCDDCGKDFSQRAHLTIHQRTHTGEKPYKCLECGKTFSHSSSLINHQRVHTGEKPYICNECGKTFSQSTHLLQHQKIHTGKKPYKCNECWKVFSQSTYLIRHQRIHSGEKCYKCNECGKAFAHSSTLIQHQTTHTGEKSYICSICGKAFSQSANLTQHHRTHTGEKPYKCSVCGKAFSQSVHLTQHQRIHNGEKPFKCNICGKAYRQGANLTQHQRIHTGEKPYKCNECGKAFIYSSSLNQHQRTHTGERPYKCNACNKDFSQRTCLIQHQRIHTGEKPYACRICGKSFTQSTNLIQHQRVHTGAKNRN, from the exons ATGTTCTCCCCAAGCAGGAGGACGACCAGTTCTTCTCGCGCGCAAGTCCTGCTAACATGGAAGATGGACAAGGCTCAGAGTGGACCCCGAAATGCTGAGAAGGAAATCCTCGCCTTGAGACTCCTGCGTGACACCGAGACCTGTCGGCAGAATTTCAGGAACTTCCCGTACCCAGACCTGGCCGGTCCTCGGAAAGCCTTGAACCAACTCCGAGAGCTCTGCCTTAAGTGGCTGAGACCCGAGATTCACTCAAAGGAGCAAATCCTGGAGCTGCTGGTTCTGGAGCAGTTCCTGAGCATCCTGCCTGGGGAGGTTCGGACGTGGGTGAAGTCCCAGTACCCGAGGAACAGTGAGGAGGTAGTGACACTGGTGGAGGACTTGACTCAGATTCTGAAAGAAGAAG cCGCTCCTCAGAACTTCACCCTTTCCCAAGAGACCCCAGAGGACGACCCCAAAGGAAGACAAGCTTTCCAGGCAGGGTGGTTCAATGACTTGGTTACCAAA GAATCTATGACATTCAAAGATGTGGCAGTGGACATCACCCAGGAGGACTGGGAGCTCATGCGTCCTGTGCAGAAGGAATTGTACAAGACCGTGACCCTGCAGAACTACTGGAACATGGTTTCTCTCG GACTTACAGTGTATAGACCAACTGTGATCCCCATGTTGGAAGAACCGTGGATGGTGCTAAAAGAAATTCTAGAAGGCCCAAGTCCAG aatggGAAACCAAAGCCCAAGAGTATACTCTGGTGGAAAATGTTTCTAAACTCAAAAAGGATGGAATCAAGCTCATCAAACTGGAAGAACCCTCTGACTATGATGACAGAATGGAGGGACAAGCGGCAGAGACCTTCAGGAGAATTCCCACCAAAAGGAGACATTTCAGTGTGAAGAAGTCAGTCCTTTCACAAGAAGATGGTCCTGTAGAAGACtataaatatgatatatatagAAGCGATTTTGAAAAGCATTCAAACCTAATTATGCAGTTTGGTACCCAGTCAGACAATAAAACGTTCATGTACGATGAAGACAAGCCCTTCAGCCCCGGCGTCGTACACAGGAAAATATACCccggagagaagccttataagtGTAAGGTGTGTGGGAAGAAGTTCAGGAAGTACCCATCCCTCATTGCACACCAAAACAGCCATGCCAAAGAGAAGTCTTACGAATGTGAAGAGTGCGGCAAAGAGTTCAGACACGTCTCATCCCTCATCGCACATCAGAGGATGCACACAGGGGAGAAACCCTACGAATGCCACCAGTGCGGGAAAGCCTTCAGCCAACGTGCCCACCTCACCATTCACCAGCGGATCCACACGGGAGAGAAACCCTACAAGTGTGATGACTGTGGGAAAGACTTCAGCCAGCGTGCTCACCTCACCATCCACCAGAGAACACACACGGGAGAGAAACCCTACAAGTGCTTGGAATGCGGTAAAACCTTCAGCCACAGCTCATCACTCATTAATCACCAGAGAGTTCATACAGGAGAAAAACCTTACATATGCAACGAATGTGGGAAGACCTTCAGCCAGAGCACACACCTCCTCCAACATCAGAAGATACATACAGgaaagaaaccatataaatgcaATGAGTGCTGGAAAGTATTCAGTCAGAGCACTTACCTTATTCGACATCAGAGAATTCACTCTGGAGAGAAGTGTTACAAATGCAAcgaatgtggaaaagccttcgcTCACTCCTCCACACTTATTCAGCACCAGACcactcacactggagagaagtCCTATATATGCAGCatatgtgggaaagccttcagccAGAGTGCAAACCTCACCCAGCATCACAGAACACATACTGGGGAGAAACCCTATAAGTGCAGTGTGTGTGGGAAAGCATTCAGCCAGAGCGTTCACCTTACTCAGCACCAGAGGATTCACAATGGAGAAAAACCGTTTAAATGCAACATATGTGGGAAAGCGTATAGACAAGGTGCAAACCTTACTCAGCATCAAAggattcacactggagagaaaccctacaAATGCAACGAGTGTGGAAAGGCATTCATTTATTCCTCATCACTTAATCAGCATCAGAGAACTCATACTGGAGAGAGACCCTATAAATGTAACGCATGCAACAAAGATTTTAGCCAGAGAACATGCCTTATTCAGCACCAGAGGATTCACACAGGAGAGAAGCCCTATGCGTGCCGCATATGTGGCAAAAGCTTCACCCAGAGTACGAACCTCATCCAGCATCAGCGCGTCCACACAGGTGCCAAAAATCGAAACTAA